The following are encoded in a window of Elusimicrobiota bacterium genomic DNA:
- the hypE gene encoding hydrogenase expression/formation protein HypE, producing the protein MKTNKNIAHKILLSHGSGGRLMHELINKLVIARVRSRVLRKGDDAAVYALNNLGITKAGPDERVVMSTDSFVVNPLFFPGGDIGKLAVCGTVNDVAMMGGVPRLLAVAGIIEEGLDLAVVDKVLASVIRTAESAGVEIVTGDTKVVERGMADKMFITTTGIGFCNGEINLSGANARVGDVVIVSGNIGEHELAVMNARKKLGFISSNIKSDCACLHNVIRSLLHAVPGVRVLRDPTRGGLATTLNEITGQSRVDIVVYENKIPVSRHVKKAAEILGLDPLYMACEGRFVAIVPPQSAGKALKSIRRHTVGHDAGIVGTVRKRESRVPKVVVNTQNGGERIALMLEGEQLPRIC; encoded by the coding sequence ATGAAAACCAATAAAAATATCGCGCACAAAATCCTTCTCTCCCACGGCAGCGGGGGACGGTTGATGCACGAGCTTATCAATAAACTTGTGATTGCCCGGGTGAGAAGCCGTGTATTACGAAAAGGTGATGACGCTGCGGTATATGCGCTTAATAACCTTGGGATTACTAAAGCCGGGCCTGATGAACGGGTGGTAATGTCAACTGATTCATTTGTGGTCAACCCGCTGTTTTTCCCGGGTGGGGATATTGGTAAACTTGCGGTATGCGGTACAGTAAACGATGTTGCAATGATGGGCGGTGTACCGCGGTTATTAGCGGTTGCGGGGATTATTGAAGAAGGGTTGGATCTCGCGGTAGTGGATAAAGTCTTAGCTTCAGTTATCCGTACCGCGGAAAGTGCTGGGGTTGAGATTGTTACCGGAGATACTAAAGTTGTGGAACGCGGGATGGCGGATAAGATGTTTATCACTACTACCGGCATAGGGTTCTGCAATGGTGAGATAAACCTTTCCGGTGCTAATGCCCGGGTGGGTGATGTTGTTATAGTATCCGGTAATATTGGGGAACATGAACTTGCGGTGATGAATGCAAGAAAAAAGTTGGGGTTTATATCAAGTAATATTAAAAGTGACTGCGCGTGCCTGCATAACGTTATCCGGTCGTTACTCCATGCGGTACCGGGAGTACGTGTCCTCCGTGATCCTACCCGCGGGGGATTAGCGACAACATTGAACGAAATTACAGGGCAATCTCGCGTGGATATAGTAGTATATGAAAATAAAATACCGGTAAGCAGGCACGTGAAGAAAGCTGCTGAAATTCTTGGCCTGGACCCGTTATACATGGCATGCGAAGGACGGTTTGTTGCTATAGTACCGCCTCAATCTGCGGGGAAAGCGTTGAAGTCTATCCGCCGCCATACTGTTGGTCATGATGCCGGGATTGTTGGTACCGTAAGAAAACGTGAATCCCGGGTTCCTAAGGTTGTGGTTAACACCCAAAATGGAGGGGAACGTATTGCGTTGATGCTTGAAGGTGAACAACTACCGCGAATTTGTTAA
- a CDS encoding glycosyltransferase encodes MLISGATFVRNAIKYKYPIVESIKSVLPICDEFIVNIGDSEDGTLELIKSIRDPKIRIIHSVWDEALREKGLILSQQGNIALKDCQGKWIFYIQADEAVHEDDLPKIKAKIDDVKDNTRIESLVFKYYHFYGSYYTYQTGRNWYQREVRVIRNSIGAELYGDAQGFRVNNRKPRAVSVDAYVYHYGWARMPEDMVAKTREFDKLYHDDEWVSKMHKDKHIEQYFHDFDNLRYFEKTHPAVMNNTVNKDNLEFITKLWKQHMKTRGFNGILRGLARKVPVGEHKNFVLVKK; translated from the coding sequence GTGTTGATCAGCGGTGCAACGTTTGTACGTAATGCCATAAAGTATAAGTATCCGATTGTTGAGTCCATAAAATCTGTACTCCCGATCTGTGACGAGTTCATTGTGAACATCGGCGATTCTGAAGACGGGACTTTGGAATTAATAAAATCTATCCGTGATCCGAAAATACGGATTATACATTCAGTATGGGATGAAGCGTTGAGAGAAAAAGGGTTGATACTTTCGCAACAAGGTAATATCGCATTGAAGGACTGCCAGGGGAAGTGGATATTTTATATCCAGGCAGATGAAGCTGTGCATGAAGACGACTTACCAAAGATTAAGGCTAAAATTGATGATGTTAAGGATAATACAAGGATTGAGTCGTTGGTGTTCAAGTATTACCATTTTTACGGGAGTTATTATACTTACCAAACAGGGCGTAACTGGTACCAACGCGAAGTACGGGTTATACGTAACAGTATCGGTGCGGAACTATACGGTGATGCCCAGGGATTCCGTGTGAACAATAGAAAACCCCGGGCGGTATCGGTTGATGCATACGTTTATCATTACGGCTGGGCACGGATGCCGGAGGATATGGTTGCAAAAACCAGGGAGTTTGATAAACTCTACCATGATGACGAGTGGGTGTCTAAGATGCATAAGGATAAGCACATAGAACAATACTTCCATGATTTTGATAACCTCAGGTATTTTGAGAAAACACATCCGGCAGTAATGAATAATACAGTGAATAAGGATAATCTTGAGTTTATAACAAAGCTTTGGAAACAGCATATGAAAACACGGGGGTTTAACGGTATACTTCGCGGGTTGGCACGCAAAGTGCCTGTGGGGGAACACAAAAATTTTGTTTTAGTTAAAAAATGA
- a CDS encoding transketolase, whose protein sequence is MGIVNSKTGEEKNLSVQELIEATKKVRAYDVVSIHAAGSGHPGGTLSTIDLATALYLTELKHDPADPNWPGRDRVFWSAGHKAPALYSLLAYCGYYKVEDIMTLRKLGSKFQGHPDCRKMNGVEVSTGSLGQGLGIAAGNALAAKIDGKNYRCYVLMGDGEQQEGSVWEAAMFASHHKLDNLVAIVDKNKLQIDGKVAEVMNIDPIDEKYKSFGWEVIRIDGHDMQQIVDAYAKARTVKDKPVAIIADTCKGQGVSFMQNVCGWHGVATKKDDELNTALNDITHGQMSKDEVARYLQIAKDYQAKKVKDTDAKMPKFKNNYWWNSADNMKAEMDPTRFGFGRALEKMGDDKRLVTIHADISDSIKITDFEKNHPDRKNRVFSAGIAEQNMMQVAVGLAKEGKIPVTGTYGVFASGRCWDQIRTSICYPKFNVKIAGAHGGISVGADGATHQALEEISILSILPNMTLAVPADSVETEKSTKTCFLDVDGPVYIRFAREATPVISKTDTPFKHGMANVIRFRGETANFVDAFETKLASNYKNENEHIAIIACGPMVSEAMRAAYILKKEYGIETRIVNIHTIKPIDINAIKKAVSEIGVILTAEEHQVGGFGNIVAGIAAKVKDYKSPLVIDQLGIMDRFGESGDPWMLMKEFGLTAEHIAVKAYKLVNHSGKKVKIVAKKVKKVKKVVKKAKKTAKKKGKK, encoded by the coding sequence ATGGGTATTGTAAACAGTAAAACCGGAGAGGAAAAAAATCTTTCCGTCCAAGAACTAATAGAAGCAACAAAAAAAGTCCGTGCGTACGATGTGGTTTCAATCCACGCTGCAGGATCCGGCCATCCAGGCGGAACGTTATCAACAATAGATCTTGCAACAGCGTTATACCTTACCGAACTCAAACATGACCCTGCTGACCCTAACTGGCCAGGACGTGACCGCGTATTTTGGTCCGCAGGACATAAAGCCCCTGCGTTGTACAGCTTACTTGCATACTGCGGGTATTATAAGGTAGAAGATATAATGACACTCCGGAAACTTGGCAGTAAGTTCCAAGGCCATCCTGACTGCCGTAAGATGAACGGCGTTGAAGTTTCTACAGGTTCACTTGGCCAGGGATTAGGCATCGCTGCGGGTAATGCATTAGCTGCGAAGATAGACGGCAAAAACTACCGTTGTTACGTTCTGATGGGTGACGGTGAACAACAGGAAGGCAGTGTGTGGGAAGCCGCGATGTTCGCAAGCCATCACAAACTTGACAACCTGGTTGCTATAGTCGATAAAAATAAATTGCAGATAGACGGCAAAGTTGCGGAAGTTATGAATATTGACCCAATAGACGAAAAGTATAAATCTTTTGGCTGGGAAGTTATCCGTATTGACGGGCATGATATGCAGCAGATAGTTGATGCATACGCTAAAGCGCGGACGGTAAAAGATAAACCTGTCGCGATCATAGCGGACACCTGCAAAGGCCAGGGCGTATCGTTTATGCAGAACGTTTGTGGCTGGCACGGCGTTGCTACGAAGAAAGATGATGAGCTCAACACCGCATTGAATGATATCACTCACGGGCAAATGTCAAAAGACGAAGTTGCGCGGTACCTCCAGATCGCAAAAGATTATCAGGCAAAGAAAGTTAAGGATACCGACGCTAAGATGCCGAAGTTTAAGAATAACTATTGGTGGAATAGCGCGGATAATATGAAAGCCGAAATGGACCCTACGAGATTCGGGTTTGGCCGTGCGCTTGAAAAAATGGGTGATGATAAACGGTTAGTCACGATCCACGCGGATATCTCTGATTCCATAAAGATCACCGACTTTGAGAAAAACCATCCGGACCGCAAGAACCGCGTGTTTAGCGCGGGTATTGCAGAACAAAATATGATGCAGGTAGCAGTTGGATTAGCAAAGGAAGGCAAAATCCCGGTGACCGGCACCTACGGCGTCTTCGCTTCAGGCCGTTGCTGGGACCAAATCCGTACGTCAATATGTTACCCAAAATTTAATGTTAAGATAGCCGGTGCGCATGGCGGTATCTCCGTCGGTGCAGATGGCGCGACACACCAGGCATTGGAAGAAATATCCATACTCTCAATACTACCTAATATGACCCTCGCTGTCCCTGCGGATTCTGTGGAGACCGAGAAATCAACAAAAACGTGTTTCCTTGACGTTGACGGGCCGGTGTATATACGGTTCGCGCGGGAAGCTACCCCTGTGATCTCAAAAACTGACACACCATTTAAACACGGCATGGCAAACGTTATACGGTTTAGAGGCGAAACCGCAAATTTTGTTGACGCGTTTGAGACCAAACTCGCGAGTAATTATAAGAACGAGAATGAACATATAGCTATCATTGCCTGCGGGCCAATGGTGTCGGAAGCAATGCGCGCGGCGTACATCCTGAAAAAAGAGTACGGTATTGAAACGCGTATAGTAAATATCCATACCATAAAACCTATTGATATTAACGCGATAAAGAAAGCGGTCTCTGAAATCGGTGTAATACTTACTGCAGAAGAACATCAGGTAGGAGGGTTCGGTAACATCGTTGCCGGGATTGCCGCTAAGGTTAAGGATTACAAATCACCGTTGGTGATTGACCAACTCGGCATTATGGACCGGTTTGGCGAGTCGGGGGATCCGTGGATGCTGATGAAAGAATTCGGCCTCACTGCAGAACATATCGCAGTAAAAGCATATAAGCTTGTGAATCATTCGGGAAAGAAGGTGAAGATTGTGGCAAAAAAAGTGAAAAAGGTGAAGAAGGTTGTTAAGAAAGCGAAGAAGACAGCGAAGAAAAAGGGTAAGAAGTAA
- a CDS encoding uroporphyrinogen decarboxylase family protein, producing the protein MNVSGKETVLRVLNRENVTVPVLSTPWCMKYELYKHCTGKDNIFSDAPKTVVDTMLALGVNFCPQFIMPSPQSEHRAIDPFQAEEVFDTHTIAPVPKPRKVFTSPEDVRDYIDSLPAPEVLAQKFDITAVAKRYAEKIQKLDILAGGKILFIDSFGQAGFMGPLTAWGYDNYLSAMLMYTEHIKKYYEYTAESGRLKNLAIVEAVKTYNLAPYVYGGQDICYNSGPLCSTELLDEIYFPALAKAVEPLHSAGIKIIWHCDGDIRKIVPQLVNKIRVSGFQGFQEETGCTLEIIASQKMMDGKPPIIMGSISVTDTLPYGTVDTVKKSVERCFEVTKRNGNPFILAPTSSILPETPLENILVMYETGKVYAKNPV; encoded by the coding sequence ATGAATGTTTCCGGGAAAGAAACGGTTTTACGTGTGTTAAACCGCGAAAACGTGACGGTACCGGTATTATCCACCCCGTGGTGTATGAAGTATGAGTTGTACAAACATTGTACGGGGAAAGATAATATTTTTAGTGATGCACCAAAGACTGTGGTGGATACCATGCTTGCGCTTGGTGTAAACTTTTGCCCGCAGTTTATCATGCCCTCACCGCAAAGTGAACACCGTGCGATTGATCCGTTCCAGGCGGAAGAAGTGTTTGATACTCATACCATTGCGCCGGTACCTAAACCCAGGAAAGTGTTTACTTCTCCTGAAGATGTGAGAGATTATATAGATTCATTACCCGCACCGGAGGTTTTAGCACAGAAATTTGATATTACCGCTGTGGCAAAGAGGTATGCTGAGAAAATACAGAAGCTGGACATCCTTGCCGGCGGGAAAATATTGTTTATTGATAGTTTTGGGCAGGCTGGCTTTATGGGCCCGTTAACCGCATGGGGGTATGATAACTACCTTTCTGCGATGCTGATGTATACGGAACATATAAAAAAATACTATGAGTATACCGCTGAGTCCGGGCGGTTGAAGAATCTGGCAATTGTGGAAGCTGTGAAAACGTATAACCTCGCACCGTATGTTTACGGCGGGCAGGATATTTGCTATAACTCCGGCCCGTTATGTTCAACGGAACTGTTGGATGAGATATACTTCCCGGCATTAGCGAAGGCTGTGGAACCGTTACACTCTGCGGGGATAAAGATTATATGGCATTGCGACGGTGATATCCGCAAGATTGTTCCTCAGTTGGTTAATAAAATTAGAGTATCAGGATTCCAGGGGTTTCAGGAAGAAACCGGGTGTACTCTTGAAATTATTGCATCACAAAAAATGATGGATGGTAAACCACCAATAATTATGGGTTCAATATCAGTTACTGATACTTTACCTTATGGTACTGTGGATACCGTGAAAAAGTCGGTGGAACGGTGTTTTGAGGTTACAAAACGTAATGGTAACCCGTTTATCTTGGCTCCCACGAGTTCAATCTTACCTGAGACACCATTAGAGAATATTTTAGTGATGTATGAAACAGGAAAAGTGTATGCAAAAAATCCCGTTTAG
- a CDS encoding SGNH/GDSL hydrolase family protein — protein sequence MNKQKMVIHVLSILLLLFITIQASKVYTAEVKGSTDNFKGALMTQPDIAKFDPNMAFPESKLDHLNWLNPKTSDTLRVCGLAWYGTDKTYRRMPVNTPEPLPNAVNNLANHTSGTQIRFRTNSKELAIRVTLPATNKMAHMASTGQNGVDVYWGIPGQKMQFINTAMVQYDKPVYELLLYNQKNKVMRDVTLNLPLYQGVKEILIGFDKDAEILPPQPYKNNKCLIFYGTSITQGGCASRPGMSYTNILSRRMNYEFINLGFSGSGKGEPVVAQTIASITNLLCFVLDYERNATGNNIYYNTLPNVIKTLREKHPSVPIIVFSCIKVAKDYIADPDPKWVHNIRDFAEKTVTDLRTAGDTNIYFVDGRDILGPNWDECTVDGLHPTDLGFMRMADAFEPELKKILKLE from the coding sequence ATGAATAAACAAAAAATGGTTATACATGTTTTATCAATATTATTGTTACTGTTTATAACAATACAAGCATCAAAAGTTTATACTGCGGAAGTAAAAGGTAGTACGGATAATTTTAAAGGAGCACTAATGACTCAACCCGACATCGCAAAGTTTGACCCGAACATGGCATTTCCTGAAAGTAAACTTGACCACCTCAACTGGCTAAACCCAAAAACCAGTGATACCCTGCGTGTATGCGGGCTTGCGTGGTACGGGACTGATAAAACCTACCGCCGGATGCCGGTAAATACACCCGAACCATTACCTAATGCGGTGAACAATCTCGCGAACCATACCTCGGGTACACAGATACGTTTCCGCACAAATAGTAAAGAACTTGCGATACGCGTAACACTTCCCGCAACGAATAAAATGGCGCATATGGCAAGTACCGGCCAAAACGGAGTTGATGTATACTGGGGCATACCGGGACAAAAAATGCAGTTCATAAACACCGCAATGGTACAGTATGATAAACCGGTATACGAGTTGTTGTTGTACAACCAAAAAAATAAAGTTATGCGTGACGTAACACTCAACCTGCCGTTATACCAGGGAGTAAAAGAAATCCTTATTGGTTTTGATAAAGACGCTGAAATCTTACCCCCTCAGCCGTATAAGAATAATAAATGCCTTATTTTTTATGGCACGTCAATCACCCAAGGCGGTTGCGCATCACGGCCCGGGATGAGTTATACAAATATCCTCAGCCGTCGTATGAACTACGAATTTATCAACCTCGGATTTTCGGGTAGCGGAAAAGGCGAGCCTGTAGTTGCGCAAACAATTGCAAGTATCACCAACCTGTTATGCTTTGTCCTTGATTATGAACGTAACGCAACCGGTAACAATATTTATTACAACACATTACCAAATGTAATAAAAACCTTACGCGAGAAACATCCTTCGGTACCGATCATAGTGTTCAGTTGTATTAAAGTAGCGAAGGATTATATTGCTGACCCTGACCCCAAATGGGTACACAATATCCGTGATTTTGCAGAAAAAACTGTGACTGACCTCCGCACCGCCGGGGATACAAACATATACTTTGTTGACGGGCGCGATATCCTTGGCCCTAACTGGGATGAATGTACGGTGGACGGATTACACCCCACCGACCTGGGGTTCATGCGGATGGCAGACGCGTTTGAACCGGAGTTAAAAAAGATCTTGAAACTCGAATGA
- a CDS encoding VCBS repeat-containing protein, translating to MVKFEKVCIDNGAYEAASFVDVNNDGKLDIVCGAYWYEAPSWKKHKICDVRAEGEYFDDFSAIPMDVNGDGWIDIITGGWWGKTLRWRENPKGQPVEWKEYEIDACGSIETTRAYDIDGDGIPEIFPNTPGNPVVYYKLVTDTNGKGTGKFKKVVLFDGKSGHGQGFGDIDGDGKPEIILRNGWLKQSSITGGMWELRKEFELGNSSVEIIVHDINGDGLNDLIVGHAHGYGLNWWEQKVVDGVRQWVKHEIDPTTSQYHDLRMADIDNDGKLELVTGRRYRAHCGKDPGDNDPVCVCYFKINDGKFEKNVVDYGPVPGHSGVGIYFDIADINGDGWLDIIAPGKEGLYLFINKGIQG from the coding sequence ATGGTCAAATTTGAGAAAGTTTGTATTGATAACGGTGCGTATGAAGCTGCATCATTTGTGGATGTAAACAACGACGGCAAACTTGATATCGTATGCGGTGCGTACTGGTACGAAGCGCCTTCCTGGAAAAAACATAAAATCTGTGATGTCCGTGCGGAAGGCGAGTATTTCGATGATTTTTCTGCGATTCCAATGGATGTTAACGGTGATGGGTGGATAGATATCATCACAGGCGGGTGGTGGGGTAAAACGTTACGCTGGCGTGAAAACCCAAAAGGTCAGCCTGTCGAATGGAAAGAATACGAGATCGATGCCTGCGGGTCAATTGAAACTACCCGCGCGTATGATATTGACGGTGATGGGATTCCCGAAATATTCCCGAATACACCAGGGAATCCTGTGGTGTACTACAAACTTGTTACTGACACTAACGGGAAAGGTACGGGGAAGTTTAAGAAGGTTGTTTTATTTGATGGTAAAAGCGGTCATGGGCAGGGGTTTGGTGATATCGACGGGGATGGTAAACCTGAAATTATTCTGCGGAACGGGTGGTTGAAACAGTCATCTATAACCGGAGGAATGTGGGAATTAAGGAAAGAGTTTGAGCTTGGGAATTCAAGTGTTGAAATTATTGTTCATGATATAAACGGTGATGGGCTTAATGATCTTATTGTTGGGCACGCGCATGGGTATGGTTTGAACTGGTGGGAACAAAAAGTTGTGGATGGTGTGCGTCAATGGGTAAAACATGAAATTGATCCCACTACCTCACAATATCATGACCTCAGGATGGCAGATATTGATAATGACGGTAAACTTGAACTTGTTACGGGACGGCGTTACCGCGCGCATTGCGGGAAAGATCCCGGAGATAATGATCCTGTCTGCGTGTGTTACTTCAAAATTAATGATGGTAAGTTTGAGAAAAACGTTGTTGACTATGGGCCGGTTCCCGGGCATAGCGGGGTAGGTATTTATTTTGATATCGCAGACATTAATGGTGATGGTTGGCTTGATATAATAGCACCGGGGAAAGAAGGGTTGTACTTGTTTATTAATAAAGGAATACAGGGGTAA
- a CDS encoding Gfo/Idh/MocA family oxidoreductase, with product MDKKLKLAFIGCGYMGQTAHIANYVNLPNVEIVGLSDLRVATAEEVSRKYSIPKVYPSHKEMLESSGAEAIVAIMGFALHHGLVPDVLSAGKHCLTEKPIAITKESGEKLVNLATTKNVVYQIAYMKRSDPGSVFTKKKIGDWKTSGEAGKFNYLRVSMPPGDWTMGARVLVNQKDKPVGKNVFNPETYPSWMDETMGKRYVAFVNYYIHQVNMIRYLLGEDYTVKYVDPKGMVMLGESVSGITIVLEMATYNTGTGVWNEFYSAQFDNGKIDLSLPAPMAKLPAGNVRVFINNPTGNGAVTLPVVSQKWSMAEQARYFVDSVLNGTPCISPAVDAVKDLDVAEQVVKLIYK from the coding sequence ATGGACAAAAAACTTAAGCTCGCGTTTATTGGGTGCGGTTACATGGGCCAGACTGCGCATATTGCGAACTACGTTAATTTACCGAACGTTGAGATTGTAGGGTTAAGCGATCTAAGGGTTGCCACTGCAGAAGAGGTTTCCAGGAAGTATAGTATTCCTAAAGTTTATCCAAGCCATAAAGAGATGCTGGAGTCAAGCGGGGCGGAAGCTATTGTCGCAATTATGGGGTTTGCATTACACCACGGGCTCGTTCCGGACGTACTCTCCGCAGGGAAGCATTGTTTAACAGAAAAACCTATTGCTATCACTAAGGAAAGCGGAGAAAAACTTGTAAACCTCGCTACTACAAAAAATGTTGTGTACCAGATAGCGTACATGAAACGCAGTGATCCCGGGAGTGTGTTCACAAAAAAGAAAATTGGTGATTGGAAAACATCGGGGGAGGCAGGAAAGTTTAATTATCTTCGTGTATCAATGCCTCCGGGTGACTGGACTATGGGCGCCAGGGTGTTGGTTAACCAAAAGGATAAACCCGTAGGGAAGAATGTTTTTAATCCTGAAACATATCCAAGCTGGATGGATGAAACCATGGGGAAACGCTATGTTGCGTTTGTGAATTATTATATCCACCAGGTTAATATGATCCGTTACCTCTTGGGTGAAGATTATACTGTAAAGTATGTTGATCCGAAAGGAATGGTTATGCTCGGGGAGAGTGTTTCCGGTATTACTATAGTCCTCGAGATGGCAACTTATAATACAGGTACCGGGGTATGGAACGAATTTTATTCCGCACAGTTTGATAACGGTAAGATTGATCTTTCACTACCCGCACCAATGGCAAAATTGCCTGCGGGTAATGTCAGGGTGTTTATCAATAACCCAACCGGTAATGGCGCTGTTACTCTACCTGTTGTTTCTCAAAAATGGAGTATGGCGGAACAAGCACGGTATTTTGTGGATTCTGTATTAAACGGTACTCCATGTATATCACCTGCTGTTGATGCTGTGAAAGATCTTGATGTCGCGGAACAAGTTGTGAAACTAATATATAAATAA
- a CDS encoding DUF2007 domain-containing protein encodes MFCPKCRKQFKESIGICSDCGCSLVKIFDYESVVDKTDSVKIFTTTIFHEAVFVESLLKSNDIECVVLGGNTSFFTFSDMQSPINIMVEEKNRLKAQKVIDQYYEDLKNQPRNDKAEDCKEEYYTSNKYICNNSEEIQLVLKKILKRQFMVIVVLLGSLPFMLCVMWIERNFIVGSGNKITEIAAIFWAVLFAYTGIITGLSRCPKCGKYFYQNRIGYHNPFASKCLNCGIKLDDAFKESK; translated from the coding sequence ATGTTCTGTCCAAAATGTAGGAAGCAATTCAAAGAAAGCATAGGAATATGTAGTGATTGTGGCTGTTCCCTTGTAAAAATATTCGATTATGAGTCAGTTGTAGATAAAACAGACTCAGTAAAAATATTTACCACCACAATCTTTCACGAAGCAGTTTTTGTAGAATCCCTATTAAAATCAAACGATATTGAATGTGTTGTTCTGGGTGGTAATACTTCTTTCTTCACTTTCAGTGATATGCAGTCACCAATAAACATTATGGTAGAAGAAAAGAATAGATTAAAAGCACAAAAAGTTATTGATCAATACTATGAAGACCTAAAAAATCAGCCACGGAATGATAAAGCAGAAGACTGTAAGGAAGAATATTATACTTCAAATAAATATATTTGTAATAATTCAGAGGAAATACAATTAGTTTTAAAGAAAATCCTAAAACGTCAATTCATGGTTATTGTTGTTTTGTTAGGTTCCTTGCCTTTTATGCTGTGTGTCATGTGGATAGAAAGAAACTTTATAGTAGGTTCTGGTAACAAAATCACGGAAATTGCAGCAATATTTTGGGCAGTATTATTTGCATATACAGGAATAATAACCGGACTCAGCCGGTGTCCTAAATGCGGCAAATATTTTTATCAAAATCGTATAGGGTATCATAATCCTTTTGCTTCAAAATGTTTGAATTGTGGTATAAAACTGGATGATGCGTTCAAAGAATCAAAATAA
- a CDS encoding MazG nucleotide pyrophosphohydrolase domain-containing protein yields MNKRTKKHKHTWNGLLKTMSRLRSPGGCPWDAKQTHRTLLPYLKEETGELRKAILSGIDEDIKDELGDVLLQVIFHAQIASDNGKYDITDVIDNLTRKLHRRHPHVYGKTKINSIKELITNWDRIKRKERIQNIK; encoded by the coding sequence ATGAATAAACGCACAAAAAAACATAAACACACCTGGAACGGTTTACTGAAAACAATGTCACGGCTGCGTTCCCCGGGAGGATGCCCATGGGATGCAAAACAAACACACCGCACACTGCTTCCTTATCTAAAAGAAGAAACCGGCGAACTGCGTAAAGCAATCCTCAGCGGGATTGATGAAGATATCAAAGACGAACTCGGTGACGTATTGTTGCAGGTAATATTTCATGCGCAGATAGCCAGTGATAACGGTAAGTACGATATAACCGATGTTATTGACAACCTCACCCGCAAGCTACACCGCCGGCACCCGCATGTTTACGGGAAAACAAAGATTAATTCAATCAAAGAACTTATTACCAACTGGGACAGGATTAAACGTAAAGAACGCATACAAAATATAAAGTAA
- a CDS encoding Fic family protein, with the protein MKNTISPFTPKYTITQKLLDSIKKISVQIAVLNTRRYPKVVLAEYERYAREISSFSSTSIEGNPLPLTEVKQILKHLPQNITDSQKEIVNYNNALIMLNSKLTTQPTLLLDLPLILDIHKIVMNGLLIRSKCGTLRKEPVFVNDLRLRKTVYWPPDHQDVPILMKQLVSYAQQNIEKTDPVILAGIFHKQFVVIHPFMDGNGRTVRLTAKLLLARMGLNTFDLFSFENYYNKNVSRYFQNVGVQGNYYDVMGSLDFTMWLEYFAEGILDELYRVAKELDTAVVEPSTELKEYHKTMLTYIEKKGFITDREYVKLTNRARPTRVLDFNKMIKLGYIIRYGKGKATYYKLK; encoded by the coding sequence ATGAAAAATACTATAAGCCCGTTTACTCCAAAATATACAATAACCCAAAAACTTCTTGATTCAATCAAGAAGATATCGGTTCAAATAGCAGTACTCAACACCCGGCGATACCCTAAAGTTGTTCTTGCGGAATATGAACGCTATGCCAGGGAAATATCGTCGTTTTCTTCAACAAGTATTGAAGGAAATCCGTTACCGCTTACTGAAGTGAAACAAATACTTAAACACCTCCCGCAGAACATCACGGATAGTCAGAAAGAAATTGTTAATTACAATAATGCGCTCATAATGCTTAATAGTAAACTAACCACACAACCAACTCTCTTACTAGACCTGCCGCTAATACTGGATATACACAAAATTGTTATGAACGGTTTGTTAATACGCAGTAAATGCGGTACATTAAGAAAAGAACCTGTATTCGTCAATGATCTGCGGTTACGTAAAACAGTATACTGGCCTCCGGACCACCAGGATGTTCCGATATTAATGAAACAACTTGTCAGTTATGCGCAACAAAACATAGAAAAAACTGATCCGGTAATACTCGCAGGTATTTTTCATAAACAGTTTGTGGTGATACATCCGTTTATGGATGGTAACGGGCGTACAGTCCGTCTTACAGCAAAACTGCTTTTAGCAAGGATGGGGCTTAATACGTTTGATTTGTTTAGTTTCGAAAATTATTATAACAAAAATGTTTCCCGGTATTTCCAAAACGTAGGTGTACAAGGCAACTACTACGATGTTATGGGTTCTTTGGATTTCACTATGTGGCTAGAGTACTTTGCTGAAGGAATACTGGATGAACTTTACCGGGTTGCAAAAGAACTGGATACTGCGGTGGTGGAACCATCCACTGAGTTAAAAGAATACCACAAAACAATGCTAACATATATCGAAAAAAAGGGGTTTATTACTGACAGGGAATACGTTAAACTGACCAATCGCGCTCGTCCTACTCGTGTACTTGATTTTAATAAAATGATTAAATTAGGGTATATCATTCGTTATGGCAAAGGCAAAGCGACATATTACAAATTAAAGTAA